A genomic region of Chryseobacterium sp. KACC 21268 contains the following coding sequences:
- the udk gene encoding uridine kinase, with protein sequence MLVIGIAGGTGSGKTTVVNKILQQLNIEGVNVLSQDNYYHDNPNLTLSEREVLNYDHPKSIDFELMLQHVKALKNHQSIEQPIYSFVTHSRTGDHITVEPKNVLIVEGILVLTNKELLKEFNLKVFVHADSDERLIRRIRRDTQERGRDLQEVLHRYQTTLKPMHQEFIEPSKNEADLIVPNMRQNSVAIDFLTTVINNSLKKVH encoded by the coding sequence ATGCTCGTGATTGGAATTGCCGGTGGAACAGGTTCCGGAAAAACTACTGTTGTAAACAAAATATTGCAACAACTTAATATTGAAGGTGTTAATGTACTTTCTCAAGATAATTATTATCACGATAATCCAAATTTGACTTTGTCCGAAAGGGAAGTGCTCAACTACGACCATCCAAAATCCATCGATTTTGAATTGATGTTGCAACACGTCAAAGCACTGAAAAATCATCAAAGTATAGAACAGCCGATCTACTCTTTCGTAACACATTCCAGAACAGGTGATCACATCACAGTAGAGCCCAAAAACGTTCTGATTGTAGAAGGGATTTTGGTTTTGACGAATAAGGAATTACTAAAGGAATTTAACCTAAAAGTGTTTGTACACGCAGATTCTGACGAACGATTGATCCGAAGAATCCGTAGAGACACGCAGGAAAGAGGTAGAGATCTGCAGGAAGTTCTGCACCGTTACCAAACGACCTTGAAACCGATGCATCAGGAGTTCATCGAGCCTTCCAAAAACGAAGCCGACTTGATTGTTCCGAATATGAGACAAAACTCTGTGGCCATCGATTTTCTGACGACAGTGATCAATAACTCGCTTAAAAAAGTTCATTAA
- a CDS encoding septum formation initiator family protein, protein MKELIKEIKKKSPTMKFFQTYVFNKYLLTLIGFLVWMIFFDSTSFLVINELNGEIKRYEKQLDFYRTEYEKNDKFYRKLMNNKEEKEKYARENYFMKKPNEEIFILVVDSSKIAKK, encoded by the coding sequence ATGAAAGAACTGATAAAAGAAATCAAGAAAAAATCGCCCACAATGAAGTTTTTTCAAACTTATGTGTTCAACAAATATCTGTTGACGCTTATCGGGTTTTTGGTTTGGATGATATTTTTTGACAGCACCTCTTTTTTGGTGATCAATGAACTGAATGGCGAAATAAAACGCTACGAAAAACAACTCGATTTCTACAGAACAGAATACGAAAAGAATGACAAATTCTACCGTAAACTGATGAACAACAAAGAAGAAAAAGAGAAGTATGCCCGCGAAAATTACTTTATGAAAAAACCAAATGAGGAGATTTTCATCTTGGTAGTGGACAGTTCAAAAATCGCTAAGAAGTAA
- a CDS encoding pseudouridine synthase, whose protein sequence is MSEDGKRPERDKKPRSAGSSRPSGNSRSSGERTSKSRPSAGGARKPKTTRGGDRNFDSRDKYENGDKKPFNKKPSNKKPYIRPETAEDKTKSFIQRRRLEKISKEVHKDTIRLNKYIANSGICSRREADELIAQGLVEVNGKVVTEMGYQVQKTDRVVFDSQNITPEKPVYVLLNKPKGYISTTKDEKARKTVMDLTANASPYRIFPVGRLDRQTTGVILLTNDGHITKKLTHPSFAMRKIYHVVLDRKLTNDDMKLIGEGIRLEEGVAEVDSISFIEGKPKNEVGIEIHIGWNRVVRRIFQKLGYEVEGLDRVMFAGLTKKNIKRGHWRILTEQEVNNLKML, encoded by the coding sequence ATGAGCGAAGACGGAAAAAGACCAGAAAGAGACAAAAAACCTAGAAGTGCAGGTAGTAGCAGACCTTCTGGAAACTCCCGTAGCTCTGGCGAAAGAACGTCCAAAAGCAGACCATCTGCAGGAGGTGCGCGTAAACCTAAGACAACTAGAGGTGGCGACCGTAATTTTGACAGTAGAGACAAATACGAAAATGGCGATAAAAAGCCTTTCAATAAAAAGCCTTCAAACAAAAAACCATACATCCGACCAGAAACAGCTGAGGATAAAACCAAATCTTTCATCCAAAGAAGAAGGTTAGAGAAAATCAGTAAAGAGGTTCATAAAGATACCATCAGGCTTAACAAGTATATTGCGAATTCCGGGATTTGCAGTAGAAGAGAAGCGGACGAATTGATTGCACAAGGTCTTGTGGAAGTGAACGGAAAAGTGGTGACAGAAATGGGTTATCAGGTTCAGAAAACGGATAGAGTGGTTTTCGACAGCCAAAATATCACACCAGAAAAACCAGTTTATGTTCTATTGAACAAACCAAAAGGTTACATCTCAACTACCAAAGACGAAAAAGCGAGAAAAACAGTGATGGATCTAACAGCAAATGCTTCGCCGTATAGAATTTTCCCAGTTGGAAGATTGGACAGACAAACGACTGGTGTCATACTTTTGACAAACGACGGTCACATCACGAAAAAACTGACACATCCATCTTTTGCTATGAGAAAGATTTATCACGTTGTTTTGGATAGAAAATTGACGAATGATGATATGAAGTTGATCGGCGAAGGAATCCGTTTAGAAGAAGGTGTTGCAGAGGTTGACAGCATCTCATTCATCGAAGGGAAACCGAAAAATGAAGTTGGCATCGAGATCCACATCGGATGGAATCGAGTAGTACGCAGAATTTTCCAGAAATTGGGTTATGAAGTGGAAGGACTTGACCGAGTGATGTTCGCTGGACTTACCAAGAAAAATATCAAAAGAGGACACTGGAGAATCCTAACGGAACAAGAAGTGAACAATTTGAAAATGTTGTAA
- a CDS encoding methylmalonyl-CoA mutase family protein: MSTLENWEQLVKKQLKTDDIYAILQKENLEDVDVKPYYQNNSEYKILPKVEESTHLVAEYQEGLEDQVFAFLLNENVENFDEKSIFINNVELSEHILTEESNRYFSLIDVFSDDYKAEINEHLAGELLSKSFERNICIDVSLHQNSGASIIQQLSFALAKSKELVEKFGSEILDKLIFKFAVGSHYFFEIAKIRAFKYLFNQLSKEFGKDLIPYTFVETSLRNKSKCDQDNNLIRSTLELASAMIGGADAVFCNNYKIENPTELSKEISFKQQIVLAYESIINVFEDATSGSYFVEDITQQFAEKSWKLFLEIEEKGGYLELLKSGEIQKMIFDQATKEQSWVEEGKIKIIGVNLYPKLELKKSVLELYDSAEIKQVRVAEMFE; the protein is encoded by the coding sequence ATGAGCACATTGGAAAATTGGGAGCAACTTGTAAAAAAGCAACTCAAAACAGATGACATCTACGCAATTCTCCAAAAAGAGAATCTCGAGGACGTTGATGTAAAACCTTATTACCAAAACAATTCTGAATACAAAATCCTTCCAAAAGTAGAGGAGAGCACGCATCTAGTAGCAGAATATCAGGAAGGTTTGGAGGATCAGGTTTTTGCTTTTCTCCTCAATGAAAATGTTGAAAATTTTGATGAGAAATCGATTTTCATTAATAATGTCGAGCTTTCAGAACATATCTTGACAGAAGAATCCAACCGTTATTTTTCTTTGATTGATGTTTTTTCTGATGATTACAAAGCGGAGATCAACGAACATCTTGCTGGCGAATTGTTATCAAAATCATTTGAAAGAAATATTTGTATTGATGTTAGTTTACATCAAAATTCTGGCGCTTCTATCATTCAACAATTAAGTTTTGCTTTGGCGAAATCAAAAGAATTGGTGGAGAAATTTGGCTCTGAAATTTTAGATAAATTGATTTTCAAGTTTGCTGTTGGAAGTCACTATTTCTTTGAAATTGCCAAAATTCGGGCTTTCAAATATCTTTTCAATCAGCTTTCGAAAGAGTTTGGGAAAGATTTGATTCCATATACTTTCGTTGAAACTTCATTAAGAAATAAATCTAAATGCGACCAAGATAACAATCTCATCCGTTCCACTTTGGAATTGGCTTCCGCAATGATTGGAGGCGCTGACGCAGTTTTCTGCAACAATTACAAAATCGAAAATCCCACGGAGCTTTCCAAAGAGATTTCCTTTAAACAACAGATCGTTTTGGCTTACGAAAGCATCATCAATGTTTTTGAAGACGCAACATCTGGAAGTTATTTCGTGGAAGATATCACCCAACAATTTGCTGAAAAATCCTGGAAACTATTTCTTGAAATTGAGGAGAAAGGCGGTTATCTAGAACTATTGAAATCAGGAGAAATCCAAAAAATGATTTTCGACCAAGCGACGAAAGAGCAAAGTTGGGTTGAAGAAGGGAAAATCAAAATCATTGGTGTCAATCTTTATCCTAAATTGGAGCTTAAAAAATCGGTTTTAGAACTTTATGATTCTGCTGAAATTAAACAAGTTCGTGTGGCAGAGATGTTTGAGTAG